One genomic window of Candidatus Baltobacteraceae bacterium includes the following:
- a CDS encoding alkaline phosphatase family protein, which produces MRKILALWLAVSSAGCSAAVSGAGVSPAAAVPYASLPSPGKYIKHVVIVIQENRTFENIFAGYPGANAPMLGRTSNGKRVALHQITFHAYDFSHSWRTALLDYDHGRMDGFNLNLSIPKSGPLAPYAYLDRTEVAPYWTMAQQYVLADAMFPTQFGPSFTAHLDLIAATAKLAPNLAEVNSPTSGSSWGCDAPAGTTTATVSARRQVSTNGPFPCFNQFASMANTLDQTYTSWKFYAPRLRSNGGIWSTFSSIRRVRYGRDWKRVITPQTKVLADAKAGKLASVTWVVPDAKDSDHPAVASDKGPSWVASVVNAVGEGPDWKTSAIVIVWDDWGGWYDNAKPPQLDYLGLGIRVPCLIISPYVHAGYVSHTQYEFGSILRFVEDTFGLPALGPPSMYTDRRGNSIVDAFDFTQKPRAFTPIPAPYPPDYFLTRPPSGLAPDND; this is translated from the coding sequence TTGCGTAAGATTCTGGCCCTATGGCTCGCCGTGAGTTCGGCGGGGTGTTCCGCTGCGGTCAGCGGCGCCGGCGTGTCGCCGGCGGCGGCCGTGCCCTACGCGTCGCTGCCTTCGCCGGGCAAGTACATCAAGCACGTCGTGATCGTCATCCAAGAAAACCGGACGTTCGAAAACATCTTCGCGGGCTACCCGGGCGCGAACGCTCCGATGTTAGGCCGTACGTCGAACGGCAAGCGGGTCGCGCTCCATCAGATCACTTTTCACGCCTACGATTTCTCGCACAGCTGGCGCACGGCACTGTTGGATTACGACCATGGGCGGATGGATGGATTCAACCTCAATCTGTCGATTCCGAAATCGGGGCCGCTCGCGCCGTACGCGTATCTCGATCGGACCGAAGTTGCGCCGTATTGGACGATGGCCCAGCAGTACGTGCTCGCCGACGCGATGTTTCCGACGCAGTTCGGACCGAGCTTCACCGCGCATCTCGATCTGATCGCCGCCACCGCGAAGCTCGCGCCGAACCTCGCCGAGGTCAACTCGCCGACGTCAGGCTCGTCGTGGGGCTGCGACGCACCGGCCGGCACGACGACGGCGACCGTGAGCGCGAGACGGCAGGTATCGACCAACGGTCCGTTCCCGTGCTTCAACCAGTTCGCGTCGATGGCGAACACGCTCGACCAGACGTATACGTCCTGGAAGTTTTACGCTCCCCGACTGCGATCCAACGGCGGCATCTGGTCGACGTTCTCGTCGATTCGCCGCGTGCGTTACGGAAGGGATTGGAAACGCGTCATCACGCCGCAAACGAAGGTGCTCGCCGACGCAAAGGCCGGAAAGCTTGCGTCGGTGACGTGGGTTGTCCCCGACGCGAAGGATTCAGATCATCCGGCGGTGGCCAGCGATAAAGGGCCGTCGTGGGTCGCGAGCGTCGTTAACGCGGTCGGCGAAGGACCGGACTGGAAGACGTCGGCGATCGTAATCGTGTGGGACGACTGGGGAGGCTGGTACGACAACGCCAAGCCGCCGCAGCTCGACTATCTCGGATTGGGCATCCGCGTGCCGTGTCTCATCATTTCGCCGTACGTCCACGCCGGGTACGTGTCGCACACGCAGTACGAGTTCGGCAGCATCCTCCGATTCGTGGAAGACACCTTCGGTCTGCCGGCATTGGGGCCACCGTCGATGTACACGGACCGGCGCGGGAACAGCATCGTCGACGCCTTCGACTTCACGCAGAAGCCGCGCGCCTTTACGCCGATTCCCGCGCCGTATCCGCCGGACTACTTCCTGACGCGTCCGCCATCGGGCTTAGCTCCCGACAACGACTGA
- a CDS encoding high-potential iron-sulfur protein, producing MIDMKDQDKLSRAAFVRASVILPALAGVLGTVASAQAPHGTKAQFKYQTTPKGSDQCSNCTFFIAGKTATANGTCKIVQGDISPKGYCIAWSAKK from the coding sequence ATGATCGATATGAAGGATCAAGACAAGCTCTCGCGCGCCGCCTTCGTTCGCGCTTCAGTCATCTTACCGGCTCTCGCCGGAGTTCTTGGAACCGTTGCTTCGGCCCAGGCCCCTCACGGCACCAAAGCGCAGTTCAAATATCAGACCACGCCTAAGGGCAGCGATCAATGTTCGAACTGCACGTTCTTTATCGCGGGTAAGACCGCGACGGCAAACGGAACGTGCAAGATCGTGCAAGGCGATATCAGCCCCAAGGGCTACTGTATCGCCTGGTCCGCAAAGAAGTAG
- a CDS encoding DUF6600 domain-containing protein: MNISLLRRAIGGLLATTLALGATLAAMQPAAAQYAVPGAPGVADVSVAQGDVVIVRGDSGAQVGAAINTPMLPGDYISTADGSKAEVQFDGISMIRLAQDTQVRIVNLDPGSREVQLASGTAELAVLQNNDGGSQIDTPSVTVRPARAGDYRVSVLSNGETLVTVRSGRANVSSGNGSENLTAGSTLVAYGSYNNAAVSRQAAIAYDAFDNFNERRDQNVVASYNSNPYLAPALAGYSDFSNYGQWYNVPGYGQSWAPSNQANNWSPYSNGQWVWEPGYGYTWVGNESWGYVPYHYGNWYYAQNYNQWMWQPPSYQYQNPNALSSAWLPAMVAFFLTGGNGNAALVTGLNSAYGYGNIGWVPLAPGEQYVPWYAGFGANAAFPQTALSRVNVTNVYNVYRNMRYVKVVRVIPVNRFRDGDFTHAVLVPARDVGQLTLVRGAIPIVPTKAVLGVRRAPATVRLSTRFEQPAFAEKAPEIVRTASFERQAAAVETAVAAKPREIEAPVRTTPVTHPVYQAPARTETFKAPVPAPKTATKPVEKQQFAPPEQRHAAPERTMAPQRSMAPERTVAPQQFVPPEQRAPQRAEPQRTIEPQRTIEPQRFTPQPQRAVPPPHPAPQARPATAPPQQQQRPAATPERHTKATASPAPPL; encoded by the coding sequence ATGAATATTTCTCTACTACGAAGGGCGATCGGCGGGTTGCTTGCGACGACGCTCGCGCTGGGCGCCACGCTGGCCGCGATGCAGCCGGCCGCGGCGCAGTACGCCGTGCCGGGAGCGCCGGGCGTGGCCGATGTCAGCGTCGCGCAAGGCGACGTCGTCATCGTCCGCGGCGACAGCGGCGCTCAAGTCGGTGCGGCAATCAATACGCCGATGCTGCCCGGCGATTACATTAGCACGGCGGACGGATCGAAAGCCGAAGTACAGTTCGACGGCATTTCGATGATTCGGCTCGCCCAAGACACGCAAGTGCGCATCGTGAACTTGGATCCGGGTTCGCGCGAAGTGCAGCTCGCTTCGGGTACCGCAGAGCTCGCGGTGTTGCAGAATAACGACGGCGGATCGCAGATCGACACCCCGTCGGTAACGGTCCGCCCGGCTCGAGCCGGCGATTATCGCGTGTCGGTCTTGTCCAACGGCGAGACGCTCGTGACGGTGCGCAGCGGTCGGGCAAACGTTTCCAGCGGAAACGGCTCGGAAAATCTTACGGCGGGCTCGACGCTGGTTGCCTACGGGTCGTATAACAACGCTGCGGTCTCGAGGCAGGCAGCGATTGCCTACGACGCTTTCGACAACTTCAACGAACGTCGCGATCAAAACGTGGTCGCTTCGTACAACTCCAATCCTTACTTGGCTCCCGCGTTAGCCGGCTATTCCGACTTTTCGAACTACGGCCAGTGGTACAACGTACCGGGCTACGGCCAATCGTGGGCACCGTCTAATCAGGCCAACAACTGGTCGCCGTACTCGAACGGTCAGTGGGTCTGGGAACCCGGCTACGGCTACACCTGGGTCGGCAATGAGTCGTGGGGCTACGTTCCGTATCACTACGGCAACTGGTACTACGCACAAAACTACAACCAATGGATGTGGCAGCCGCCGTCCTATCAATACCAGAATCCCAACGCGCTGTCATCGGCTTGGCTGCCGGCAATGGTTGCGTTCTTCCTTACCGGCGGTAACGGAAACGCCGCACTGGTAACAGGTTTGAACTCGGCTTACGGCTATGGCAACATCGGTTGGGTACCGCTCGCTCCCGGCGAGCAATACGTTCCGTGGTACGCGGGCTTCGGTGCCAACGCGGCCTTCCCGCAGACGGCGCTTAGCCGGGTGAACGTGACGAACGTCTACAACGTCTATCGCAACATGCGATATGTCAAAGTCGTGCGCGTGATTCCGGTCAACCGGTTCCGCGACGGCGACTTTACGCATGCCGTCCTCGTACCGGCGCGCGACGTCGGCCAACTCACGCTCGTCCGCGGTGCGATTCCGATCGTGCCCACCAAGGCGGTATTGGGCGTACGGCGTGCGCCGGCGACGGTTCGGCTGTCGACGCGCTTCGAGCAGCCCGCGTTTGCCGAGAAGGCGCCGGAAATCGTCCGCACGGCGTCGTTCGAACGCCAAGCGGCCGCGGTAGAGACCGCCGTTGCCGCAAAACCGCGCGAAATCGAAGCGCCCGTACGCACGACGCCGGTAACGCACCCGGTCTATCAGGCTCCGGCCCGGACCGAGACGTTCAAAGCGCCCGTCCCCGCGCCGAAGACTGCGACCAAGCCGGTTGAGAAGCAGCAGTTCGCGCCCCCGGAACAACGCCACGCAGCACCCGAACGGACGATGGCGCCGCAACGGAGCATGGCTCCGGAACGCACCGTTGCTCCGCAGCAGTTCGTGCCGCCTGAGCAGCGGGCGCCACAGCGCGCCGAGCCGCAGCGCACGATCGAGCCGCAACGCACGATCGAGCCGCAACGGTTCACGCCGCAGCCGCAGCGCGCAGTTCCGCCTCCGCATCCGGCACCCCAAGCACGTCCGGCAACGGCGCCCCCGCAGCAACAGCAGCGGCCGGCGGCGACTCCGGAGCGCCATACGAAGGCAACGGCCAGCCCGGCGCCTCCGCTCTAA
- a CDS encoding DUF6600 domain-containing protein produces the protein MLFRPIAFAAASVLLTMAVARADAPQGIPPGVARISVLASGTVLLTRSGKTKTPVTGSVNMPVFAGDYVSTTDADTLAELQLDGYTALRLSGGVQLRVAANDAKTREIDLAQGLVELAVLHPDGGVSEVVTPNVVVRALKPGDYRIWVSTDGQTSVTSRRGDADLVTPHGTFDVADGKTILVRGDADSPSLDSVDKVANDAFDDFNHNRDRALFAAINENTSVPSDIASYDDLDKYGRWADVAPYGQSWIPNQSSDWAPYRDGTWVWGASYGWTWVGNEPWGWLPYHYGSWFYASGYGWCWYPPSLSIAPVWVPAFVAFFDYGSGPYGFGWVPLAPYESFYPWYPWYWGWYNPWPRWQRSFPPPPPPPPSHQHHGPIRMHPIATKYRNAAFGGASTFDARKVHDGMRPAPIRFDPGRFATVTIRHDSQPVALPIARPPIETVHAAPLSHRFTDVERTSQTTTPLSHHEMPVAPEPGAWHEYDAGRGNVSAPSLPHLPQSLTPTHPLDQAPIERAPSAPVHETGGSGSHGATGGSGKGSGGNTGGSHPPA, from the coding sequence GTGCTATTTCGACCCATCGCATTCGCGGCCGCGTCGGTTCTCCTGACGATGGCCGTCGCTCGAGCCGACGCTCCGCAGGGTATCCCGCCGGGCGTTGCACGCATTAGTGTCCTTGCCAGCGGCACCGTCCTGCTGACGCGTTCGGGCAAAACCAAAACCCCAGTGACCGGCAGCGTCAACATGCCGGTTTTCGCGGGGGATTACGTAAGCACGACCGACGCCGACACCCTGGCCGAACTGCAGCTCGACGGTTACACGGCGCTGCGTCTCTCCGGCGGCGTTCAATTGCGTGTGGCGGCCAACGACGCCAAGACGCGCGAGATCGATCTAGCGCAGGGTCTCGTCGAGCTCGCCGTGCTGCATCCCGACGGCGGCGTAAGCGAGGTCGTCACGCCTAACGTCGTCGTTCGCGCGTTGAAGCCGGGCGATTACCGGATATGGGTTTCGACCGACGGACAAACGTCGGTCACGTCGCGTCGCGGAGATGCCGACCTCGTGACGCCGCACGGCACGTTCGACGTTGCCGACGGGAAGACGATTCTCGTGCGCGGCGACGCCGATTCGCCGTCGCTGGACTCAGTCGACAAAGTTGCAAACGACGCGTTCGACGATTTCAATCACAACCGCGATCGCGCGCTCTTCGCCGCGATCAACGAGAACACGAGCGTGCCGTCCGATATCGCCTCGTACGACGACCTCGACAAGTACGGTCGCTGGGCCGACGTCGCGCCATACGGTCAATCGTGGATTCCCAATCAGAGCAGCGATTGGGCGCCGTATCGTGACGGCACGTGGGTATGGGGTGCGTCGTACGGATGGACGTGGGTCGGAAACGAGCCGTGGGGATGGCTGCCCTATCATTACGGCAGCTGGTTTTATGCAAGCGGCTACGGTTGGTGCTGGTATCCGCCCTCGCTGAGCATCGCGCCGGTCTGGGTTCCCGCCTTCGTCGCGTTCTTCGATTACGGTAGCGGCCCGTACGGTTTCGGCTGGGTTCCCCTGGCGCCGTACGAATCGTTCTATCCTTGGTACCCGTGGTATTGGGGCTGGTACAATCCGTGGCCGCGTTGGCAGCGCAGCTTTCCACCGCCCCCTCCGCCGCCTCCGTCGCATCAACATCATGGGCCGATTCGCATGCATCCCATCGCGACGAAGTATCGCAATGCCGCCTTCGGTGGGGCTTCGACGTTCGACGCGCGCAAAGTGCACGACGGCATGAGGCCGGCGCCGATTCGTTTCGATCCTGGACGCTTCGCAACCGTTACGATCCGCCACGACTCACAACCGGTCGCGTTGCCGATCGCTCGGCCGCCGATAGAAACGGTGCATGCGGCCCCGTTGTCGCACCGCTTCACCGACGTTGAACGCACGTCGCAAACGACGACGCCGCTGTCGCACCACGAGATGCCGGTCGCGCCGGAACCCGGCGCGTGGCACGAGTACGATGCCGGGCGCGGCAACGTGTCCGCGCCGTCGCTGCCGCACCTGCCCCAGAGCCTAACGCCCACGCATCCCCTCGATCAAGCGCCAATCGAACGCGCGCCGTCTGCGCCGGTCCACGAAACCGGCGGCAGCGGGTCGCACGGCGCAACCGGCGGAAGCGGCAAAGGGAGCGGCGGCAACACCGGCGGCTCTCACCCGCCAGCATAG
- a CDS encoding diguanylate cyclase — protein sequence MGVAFLFPAVAQRVKERVRDAISEPFFLDAQELPMSVSVGVGYFPDPNATREALFAADANMYRAKQGIRRAILLLG from the coding sequence ATGGGCGTTGCGTTTCTCTTTCCGGCAGTCGCGCAACGCGTGAAGGAACGCGTACGCGATGCGATCAGCGAGCCGTTCTTTCTCGACGCACAGGAACTGCCGATGTCGGTCAGCGTCGGCGTCGGTTACTTTCCGGATCCCAATGCAACGCGCGAAGCGCTTTTCGCCGCCGACGCAAACATGTACCGCGCCAAACAAGGCATCAGGAGAGCTATCCTATTGTTAGGGTGA
- a CDS encoding PilZ domain-containing protein: MINDLITFFTGSPQNRRKYPRRTGPFKAWMAQGNNWATVVCMDISGSGLGVVSPGEAGTEANFRVMLDARPVLIRAKRVWQSQGTLAGKTAWRYGYTFTGISADDWDAVVRFCNNEAVVVENVAQKELELVRLQADDVDRLLPKRLQDQLLAMLVERRRLAPLDGKTPLVQFMYGGVVKRQGIALHRLVIHSRVRDAATGDIVSFDTRFVFDDQGNNVAIDE, from the coding sequence ATGATTAACGACCTCATCACGTTTTTCACCGGCAGCCCTCAGAACCGGCGCAAATACCCGCGCCGGACGGGCCCGTTTAAGGCGTGGATGGCGCAGGGCAATAACTGGGCCACGGTCGTCTGCATGGACATCTCGGGCAGCGGGCTAGGCGTCGTGTCGCCCGGCGAGGCGGGGACCGAGGCGAACTTCCGCGTGATGCTCGATGCCCGCCCGGTGCTGATCCGCGCCAAGCGCGTGTGGCAGAGTCAGGGAACGCTTGCGGGCAAAACCGCCTGGCGTTACGGTTACACGTTTACCGGCATTAGCGCCGACGATTGGGATGCGGTCGTTCGCTTCTGTAACAACGAAGCGGTCGTCGTCGAGAACGTCGCGCAAAAAGAGCTCGAACTGGTGCGGCTGCAGGCCGACGACGTCGACCGGCTGCTGCCCAAGCGCTTACAGGATCAGCTGCTCGCCATGCTCGTCGAGCGCCGGCGATTGGCGCCACTCGACGGCAAGACGCCCCTGGTGCAGTTCATGTACGGCGGCGTCGTCAAACGCCAAGGCATCGCGCTGCACCGGCTGGTCATTCACTCGCGCGTCCGCGATGCCGCGACGGGCGACATCGTCTCGTTCGACACGCGCTTCGTCTTCGACGATCAAGGCAACAACGTCGCCATCGACGAGTAG
- a CDS encoding Glu/Leu/Phe/Val dehydrogenase: MAQDLSAVAAGENVWEMARQQLDEVALLIGLNESIHGYLRQPKRVLEVSVPVRMDDGSFRMFTGYRVQHNMARGPGKGGIRYHPDVTLDEVKALAMWMTWKCALVNIPFGGAKGGVICDPKHMSMQELENLTRRFTSEISIIIGPEKDIPAPDVYTTPQIMAWIMDTFSMQHGYSIAGVVTGKPISIGGSLGRDKATARGCLYVVDEAMNALGKKPEGATVAIQGFGNAGMYAAQLMAARGYKIVAVSDSQGGVANDDGLDARGLSAHKQETGSVVGFKGGKRIDNREVLEYECDVLVPAALEKVITGENAQRIKAKIVAEAANGPTVPEADDILFQRGVMVLPDILANAGGVTVSYFEWVQDLQANFWEEDEINERLKRKMVRAFREAYEQAQRHKVSMRKGAYCVAVDRVAEATKLRGLYP, encoded by the coding sequence ATGGCTCAGGATCTATCCGCCGTTGCTGCGGGCGAAAACGTCTGGGAGATGGCGCGGCAGCAACTCGATGAAGTGGCGCTGCTGATCGGCCTCAACGAGTCGATCCACGGTTACTTGCGTCAACCCAAGCGCGTGCTCGAGGTTTCGGTTCCGGTGCGGATGGACGACGGATCGTTCCGCATGTTCACCGGATACCGCGTGCAGCACAACATGGCGCGCGGGCCGGGTAAAGGCGGCATCCGCTACCACCCCGACGTAACGCTCGACGAAGTCAAAGCGCTGGCCATGTGGATGACGTGGAAGTGCGCGCTGGTCAACATTCCGTTCGGCGGCGCAAAGGGCGGCGTGATTTGCGATCCCAAGCACATGTCGATGCAAGAGCTCGAGAACCTCACGAGGCGCTTCACCAGCGAGATCTCCATCATCATAGGCCCCGAAAAAGACATTCCGGCGCCCGACGTCTACACCACGCCGCAAATCATGGCGTGGATCATGGACACGTTTTCGATGCAGCACGGGTACTCGATCGCCGGCGTGGTCACGGGAAAGCCGATCTCGATCGGCGGATCGCTGGGGCGCGACAAGGCGACTGCGCGCGGTTGCCTCTACGTCGTCGACGAAGCGATGAACGCGCTTGGGAAAAAGCCGGAAGGCGCGACGGTCGCGATTCAGGGGTTCGGAAACGCGGGCATGTATGCGGCGCAGCTCATGGCGGCGCGCGGTTATAAGATCGTCGCCGTCTCAGATTCGCAAGGCGGTGTCGCCAATGATGACGGACTCGACGCGCGCGGCTTGAGCGCGCACAAGCAAGAGACCGGCTCGGTGGTCGGCTTCAAAGGCGGAAAGCGCATCGACAATCGCGAGGTGCTCGAATACGAGTGCGACGTGCTCGTTCCGGCGGCGCTGGAAAAAGTCATTACGGGCGAGAATGCGCAACGCATTAAAGCCAAGATCGTCGCCGAGGCGGCCAACGGTCCGACGGTTCCCGAAGCCGACGACATTCTGTTCCAGCGCGGCGTCATGGTGCTGCCCGACATCTTGGCTAACGCCGGCGGCGTTACGGTGTCGTACTTCGAGTGGGTCCAAGACCTGCAAGCCAACTTCTGGGAGGAAGACGAGATCAACGAGCGGCTCAAGCGCAAGATGGTGCGGGCCTTCCGCGAGGCCTACGAGCAGGCGCAGCGGCACAAGGTGTCGATGCGAAAAGGGGCCTATTGCGTGGCGGTGGACCGCGTCGCGGAGGCTACGAAACTGCGCGGCCTCTATCCGTAG
- a CDS encoding alpha-ketoglutarate-dependent dioxygenase AlkB: protein MAQLALFESGPRLLVNDATGRIEYTPEFIDAATAARWFAALRDEVPWRGERRRMYDRDVDVPRRHAAYRLDDRALPHALHEAAERVSAGAGAPFNGAGLNLYRDGRDSVAPHNDHLYEIVEGFPIALLTLGSTRRMTIRSKMRPRRVFDVDLEAGSLLVMSYETQLHYDHGIPKTADPAGERISVAFRVKPPV, encoded by the coding sequence ATGGCACAGCTTGCGCTTTTTGAATCCGGTCCTCGGCTGCTCGTCAACGACGCAACGGGCCGAATCGAATATACGCCGGAGTTTATCGATGCGGCTACCGCGGCGCGCTGGTTCGCGGCGCTGCGCGACGAGGTACCGTGGCGCGGCGAACGCCGGCGGATGTACGACCGCGACGTCGACGTCCCTCGCCGGCACGCCGCCTATCGTCTCGACGACCGCGCCCTTCCACATGCGCTGCACGAAGCCGCGGAACGCGTCAGCGCCGGTGCCGGCGCACCCTTTAACGGCGCCGGGCTCAATTTGTATCGCGACGGACGCGACAGCGTCGCACCGCATAACGATCATCTCTACGAAATCGTCGAAGGGTTCCCGATCGCGCTGCTCACACTGGGGTCGACGCGGCGCATGACGATTCGGAGCAAGATGCGGCCGCGGCGGGTATTCGACGTCGATCTCGAGGCGGGCAGCTTGCTCGTAATGAGCTACGAAACGCAGCTTCACTACGATCACGGCATACCGAAAACCGCCGATCCCGCCGGCGAGCGGATCAGCGTCGCGTTTCGCGTGAAGCCGCCGGTGTGA
- a CDS encoding phosphotransferase, which yields MTEPWAADVAITVELARTLIDGQFPELAGAPVEALGEGWDNAAFLAGGEFVFRFPRRAVAAPLMAREIAILPILAPQLPVSISAPRFVGTPVPAYSWPFAGYRSFRGIALSAAELSSPAYLRLAASLGKFLRVLHRVDPAPALAAGLPDDEIGRLDHAVRMPKLDERFAALSVAGLVADPQPFFDYLHEAAPQAPRTEQLTIVHGDLYAKHVIVDAGGDVEGVIDWGDVHFGDPAIDLSIVFEMLPPAARDAFTDAYGTIDEQTWRLARYRAIYHAALVAYYGYRIGSEETLRAGLRGLKYAAP from the coding sequence GTGACCGAACCGTGGGCCGCCGACGTCGCAATAACCGTCGAGCTCGCTCGCACGCTCATCGACGGCCAATTTCCCGAACTTGCCGGTGCGCCGGTCGAAGCGCTGGGCGAAGGGTGGGATAACGCCGCCTTCTTAGCCGGCGGCGAGTTCGTGTTTCGATTCCCGCGCCGCGCGGTCGCCGCCCCTTTGATGGCGCGCGAGATCGCGATCTTGCCGATCCTGGCGCCGCAGCTTCCAGTTTCAATCAGCGCGCCGCGATTCGTGGGAACGCCCGTGCCGGCGTACTCGTGGCCATTTGCCGGCTATCGATCGTTTCGCGGCATCGCGCTCTCGGCCGCCGAGTTGAGTTCGCCGGCGTATCTGCGATTGGCGGCATCGCTCGGGAAGTTCTTGCGCGTCTTGCATCGTGTAGATCCCGCGCCCGCACTGGCCGCAGGATTGCCCGACGACGAGATCGGGCGACTGGATCACGCCGTGCGCATGCCCAAGCTCGACGAGCGGTTCGCCGCATTATCGGTGGCCGGGCTTGTCGCGGATCCTCAACCGTTTTTCGACTACCTGCACGAGGCAGCACCGCAGGCGCCGCGAACCGAGCAGTTGACCATCGTGCACGGCGACCTTTATGCCAAGCACGTCATCGTCGATGCCGGAGGGGACGTCGAGGGCGTCATCGACTGGGGCGACGTGCATTTCGGGGATCCTGCCATCGATCTTTCGATCGTTTTCGAAATGCTGCCGCCTGCAGCACGCGACGCGTTTACGGATGCGTACGGCACGATCGATGAGCAAACGTGGCGGTTAGCTCGCTACCGCGCCATTTACCACGCGGCGCTCGTCGCCTACTACGGGTACCGCATCGGCAGCGAGGAGACGCTGCGCGCCGGCCTGCGCGGCTTGAAGTATGCGGCGCCGTAA
- a CDS encoding peptide ABC transporter substrate-binding protein produces MRRRNLAGAALCALLALTGCSRSHGEPHVLRIADIVDPSSLNPLLAHDQDTIGYDLLVTETLVGLSADNRLVPILVTRVPTRANGDVSSDGKTIVYHLKPRVRFADGTPLSSRDVAFTFHAILDPRNPVESQDAYRRVASLQTPDAHTVVIRLKKRWNAAVAQLFAQADFAFGILPSHAFASTDVTHAPWNQLPYGTGPFRVVRWERANRIVLEANPYYRPVPKLRRVVFLLIPSRQASLVALRSGDVDVAYLDPAQLPETRGLSGVRLMVTPVNGLYMLTLRVTNPPTSDAAVRRAIDAAIDRDAIVRGRYGALTAADSFLPPVFAWHDHGPTAARPAAVQRELGGDGWHRDGQWWTKNGKRLSVTVDFEPSLETWMEVIEQEQLRAAGIDASLKPFTGTEFNAPEGPLRSGRFTLASSQWIGAADPEQSVIFACSQRGANGNNDSDYCDPQFEALFDDQATTPSMRRRAADYVAMQRIVRRDVPIVPIAFETRIDGIADRVSGFRRNMLMYPVDPQSWDAR; encoded by the coding sequence ATGCGGCGCCGTAACCTAGCCGGCGCCGCGCTCTGCGCACTGCTCGCGCTGACGGGATGCAGCCGTTCGCACGGCGAGCCGCACGTGCTGCGCATCGCCGACATCGTCGATCCGTCTTCGCTCAACCCGCTGCTGGCGCACGATCAGGACACGATCGGATACGATCTGCTCGTCACCGAAACGCTCGTCGGGCTCTCGGCCGATAACCGGCTCGTCCCAATTCTCGTGACGCGCGTGCCGACGCGCGCCAACGGCGACGTCTCGAGCGATGGAAAAACGATCGTCTACCATCTCAAGCCCCGCGTGCGTTTCGCCGACGGCACGCCGCTGAGCTCGCGCGACGTTGCGTTCACGTTCCACGCCATTCTCGATCCGCGCAACCCCGTCGAGTCGCAGGATGCCTATCGGCGCGTCGCGTCGTTGCAGACGCCCGACGCGCACACCGTCGTCATACGGCTCAAGAAGCGCTGGAACGCCGCGGTCGCGCAGCTCTTCGCGCAGGCGGACTTTGCCTTCGGCATTCTGCCGTCGCACGCGTTCGCGTCGACCGACGTGACGCACGCGCCGTGGAATCAACTCCCCTACGGCACCGGACCGTTTCGCGTGGTCCGATGGGAGCGGGCCAACCGCATCGTCCTGGAGGCCAATCCGTACTACCGGCCGGTACCCAAGCTGCGGCGCGTCGTCTTTCTGCTCATTCCGTCTCGGCAAGCGTCGCTGGTAGCGTTACGCTCGGGTGACGTCGACGTCGCTTACCTCGATCCCGCGCAGCTTCCCGAGACGCGCGGCCTCTCCGGCGTGCGCCTGATGGTCACCCCGGTCAACGGTTTGTATATGTTGACCTTGCGCGTCACCAATCCGCCGACGAGCGATGCCGCGGTGCGCCGGGCGATTGACGCGGCGATCGACCGCGATGCCATCGTTCGCGGACGGTACGGCGCGCTGACGGCCGCGGACTCGTTCTTACCGCCCGTCTTTGCCTGGCACGACCACGGGCCTACGGCGGCGCGTCCGGCAGCGGTCCAGCGCGAACTCGGCGGCGACGGCTGGCATCGCGACGGACAGTGGTGGACGAAGAACGGCAAGCGGTTGAGCGTGACCGTCGATTTCGAGCCGAGTCTCGAAACGTGGATGGAAGTCATCGAGCAAGAACAGTTGCGCGCCGCGGGGATCGACGCGTCGCTCAAACCCTTTACCGGAACCGAGTTCAACGCCCCTGAGGGCCCGTTGCGCAGCGGCCGCTTCACCCTGGCTTCGAGTCAGTGGATCGGCGCCGCCGATCCCGAGCAATCGGTCATCTTTGCGTGCAGCCAACGCGGCGCCAACGGTAATAACGATTCCGATTACTGCGACCCGCAGTTCGAAGCGCTCTTCGACGACCAAGCGACGACCCCGTCGATGCGCCGCCGCGCGGCAGATTACGTAGCGATGCAGCGGATCGTGCGGCGCGACGTTCCGATCGTACCGATCGCCTTTGAGACCCGCATCGACGGCATAGCGGATCGAGTAAGCGGCTTCCGGCGGAATATGTTGATGTATCCGGTCGATCCGCAGAGCTGGGACGCCCGATAA